In a genomic window of Octopus sinensis linkage group LG16, ASM634580v1, whole genome shotgun sequence:
- the LOC115220622 gene encoding uncharacterized protein LOC115220622 gives MIPDPTADLGELEARAFIKFLFFHGKRAADFHGEMNKALKDGYPSYSRVSGFRTGHFEVTDEPQLNSATTENKADAVHVIVLKDVRFLIHNILYMRKLSTKWLPTYLNAYQKRISNNIKDDFGPVRSGRC, from the coding sequence ATGATTCCTGATCCTACGGCTGATTTGGGTGAACTTGAAGCACGAGCATTTATAAAGTTCCTGTTTTTCCACGGTAAAAGAGCGGCGGACTTCCATGGTGAGATGAACAAAGCCTTGAAGGATGGCTACCCGTCTTACTCCAGAGTGTCAGGGTTTCGGACTGGTCATTTCGAGGTCACAGATGAACCTCAATTAAATTCCGCGACCACAGAGAACAAAGCCGACGCTGTGCACGTCATAGTTCTCAAGGACGTCAGGTTTCTCATCCACAACATTCTGTATATGAGAAAGCTTTCCACAAAATGGCTGCCGACATACCTGAACGCATATCAGAAGCGCATCAGTAACAATATCAAAGACGATTTTGGACCGGTTCGCAGCGGGAGATGCTGA